A segment of the Aureliella helgolandensis genome:
ACGTTTGATGCTCGGGAGCTGGTTTGTTCTCACGATTCCGCTGAGTCTGTTCATTATCTTGGCTATTGTTCCGACGCTGGCCCAAATGTTTGAAGAGTTTGGCTTGCAGCTACCTTCCATCTTTCGCAATTTGCTGGCCTGCTACGACCTAGTCACGGAACCTCCCTGGGTGTTCCTGGCGATTCTGGTCGTCCTGTTGTTGATGGCCTGTTACTGCCTGGGGATCCTGCTGTGGATTTTCCCACGTCTCCTGCAATCGCAGCCCTTCCGCTATCTGTGCGCCGATTACTTCCGTAGCGTTAGCTTGACCGCCCTGATGCACGCTGCAGATCGCGAGCCCACCTTGCTGGAAGCCTGCCGGGCTGCTGAACAACTTGTTCCAGCACCCTTCCTGCAATGGCCCTTCCAACGCGCCGTATCCGCCTTAGAAAATGGCTGCCAACTATCCGAAGCATTCCATCTATCCGGGCTGGTTACTTCTGCGGAACAGAAACAGCTACCAATCAGCCTCGATGAGGGAGATCCGACGTGGAGTCTGCAACAGTTCTCCATCGAACGCATCGATCGCATGGTGCGTCGCTACTCGTTCTGGTTTCAGTGGTTAGTCGTCCTCCAAACCCTCCTGTTCGCCGTGCTGGTGGGCTGGTTGGCCGTGGGCACCATTCAAGTCCTCTCCGAGCTGATTTCCTTTCAAGCCTGAAGTGTCCCTGGAAGATCCCTAGCAGCGTACTGAGTTTTAAAACGATCGGTTTAGAGCTATGAATTTCAGATTTGCGGCCGTTCGAACGACTGGTAAGGAGGAACGCGCGCAGCCTAGCGAGTTCAGGCCGCTGCAGGTACCTCGGTTTCGCCCTCGACAAGGGGTTACTACCCTAGAAGTCGTGGTGGCTACCATCCTATTGGCCGTAGCAATTTCGGGACTCGGCACCTTTTCTGCCAGCATGCATGACGGCCTACAGAATCGTGAGCTGAGCGCTAGAATTGCCTGGGAAGTTGCCAATGCCCGGGAACAAATCGGCTGCTGGAATTTTGAGGAGGTTCGTAAAACAAAGATCGAAGCTCTACCGGTCTCAGCAGCTTTGGCAAAGAGGATGGAACAGACGCGTTGGGTCGCTTCAGTCGACTCGGTCGCAACTCCCATCGAAGGTCTCCGCATACACCTGGCCCTCCACGGAGTACTCGATTTGCAACCCGTAGTGCCTCGCGAGCTGACCTTTTGGATTCCTCGTCCTGAGGAGGAAGACTGACATGCGACATCGCGCTCGAAAGGGGTTTTCGCTGATTGAGATGGTCGCGTTGCTGTTCTCGATCAGCGCCATACTGTCGCTATCGGCCGTCATACTCCAGAAAGCCTTTGAGGTGCATCGTGCAGGGCTGGTGCACTTGCAAAAATACCAAGCACTGCAAATGCTGGAACAACGTTTTCGTTCCGACTGCCACGCCGCTCAAGCGTGTCAAGTGATCGAAGATGCTGAGAAGAGCCCATCGCTAGAGCTTACCCTGCCGGATCAGCGCACCGTTCGATACTCCGTCGCGCCCGGTCTGGCGCGCAGGCAAGTCGTGATGGGTGATGTTGAGTCCGCCAGCGAACAGTGGCAACTGCCGCGCAACTCGTCGGGCACTTGGCTAATCGAATCGCATCCGCAGTGCGAACTCGTCCATTTCATCATCCGCTTTGAGGGGAATGAATCTACCTCGGAACTGGAAATGGAAGAGATCCGTTGGCAATCCCGCAGCAATCCGTTTCCCAGTGGACGCTCAACGAGGGGGAGTGCTCTGTGACCCTCAAAGCTCAGAAGACGAAAAACCTGCTTCCCAAGCCTCTGAGGAGTAGTAACTCAACTACCTCCAGGTGTATCCTTGCGTTATCCACCAAGAATCGCTGGCGATTGGGCGGTCGACGGCGGTTGGGTTCGGTGTTGATGTGTGCCATGGTGGTAATGATCATCGCTGGGCTGCTCACCACTCAAGCAATTCAAACGCTGATTTTGAATCGCCGCAACGATGACCTCCAATGCAATTTGTATCAAGCCCGCGAGTTAATTGAATTAGGGCGAACCATGATCCATCAAGAGAAAGCACTTGGACAAAAAGTCAAGATCATGGTGGATTCGAACAGAAACTACTACGGGACAATCCATATTTCTCAGACACCTGTGGCTGAGGGAAACACTGGAAAGACCCGAATTGTCGTCCATTATCCAGCCGATCAACCGGGGCAAGTCACCGCCTCATGGGAAGGACCATCATGAACATTCCATTTAGATCCCCCTACCAATCCCGGCGTGTGCGAGCGGGTGGCTTTACTTTGGTGGAGCTGCTTGTGGTGATCGCTATTATTGGAATTTTGGTCGGCCTGCTATTGCCGGCGGTTCAGGCTGCCCGAGAGGCAGCGCGACGTTTACAGTGCACCAACAATCTTCTGCAATTCGGCATGGCCCTGCACAACTACGAACTGGCGCATCGCGTTTTGCCCTCAGGTACGGTCGACGCGCAGGGTCCCATCGTGCACCTGCCCATTGGCTATCATCACAACTGGATCGTGCAGATTCTACCAATGCTCGATCAACGGGTAGCCTACAATGTCATCGACCACGGCCAATCAATTTATGCGAAAGTGAATCTGCCCCTTCGTCAGTACAGCATGAGCCTACTGCATTGTCCCTCCTCCTCTGGCAGTGGTCCGTTTTCGAACTATGCCGGTGTGCATGATAGCCGTGAAGTGCCCATTGATATCGATAACAATGGAGTGCTCTTTCTGAATAGCGCCGTCACCTTTGATGACATTGTCGACGGACTTAGCCAAACGGTGTTTGCCAGTGAAAAATCCTTCGACGAAACCGACCTAGGCTGGAGCAGCGGAACGCGGGCCACACTCCGCAATTTCGGCTCCCAGTTCAATAAAGATAATCAAAGGATAGGTGGTTGGAATACGTACTTCCCTCCTGGAGTTGGCGGAGGCTATGGGGGCGGGTCCTATGGGGGCGGAGGCTACGGCATGGGCACCTACGGTGGCGGCACTTATGGAGGAGAGGGATATGGCTCGGAAGCGTACGGCGAAGCTGTCGTCGATGCGACCGGCGTCGACTCGCGAACCTTGGAACAAGAGGTAGAACCACCGAATTCGGACACCGCTGAGTCAACCGGCGACTCGACTGCAGAGATGGAACCCAAGGCGGAGAATCTGGCTAGCGCTGGCGTTCCCAAACCGTACGATGAACTCGATCCCACCACCTGGCTCTCTGTCGCTGATTTACCAGCGGTCATCGATGGCCAACCGAACAGTGGAAGCGATGTTGGTGGATTCTCCTCCTCCCATGCGGGAGGCGTGAACGTCTTGGTGGGTGATGGATCGATTCGCTTTTTGAGCCAAACCATTAGCGATCCCACCCGCCAACAATTGGGAAATCGGCACGATGGAAAACTCTTCCTGGACAATCCACTGTGAGCTCACCGCAACCGTACGATACCA
Coding sequences within it:
- a CDS encoding type II secretion system F family protein — its product is MTYLLSNWLILVPLAISLFIAIQVAQAHRDTSDDSLLMLLLRCIMSLMLLAGFLSLGTRISILSILWLLMLSGLSVVLVVKLRRLARSALFHSCLNAAATRQMPQLLFHFAAENRGWLRRRSVCLQRLLAQGREWDDALQQQEVAKGMYDCLAVRLQKRYGPSTQIRLGEQPRSGPQPKRIESQIEALLGRLMLGSWFVLTIPLSLFIILAIVPTLAQMFEEFGLQLPSIFRNLLACYDLVTEPPWVFLAILVVLLLMACYCLGILLWIFPRLLQSQPFRYLCADYFRSVSLTALMHAADREPTLLEACRAAEQLVPAPFLQWPFQRAVSALENGCQLSEAFHLSGLVTSAEQKQLPISLDEGDPTWSLQQFSIERIDRMVRRYSFWFQWLVVLQTLLFAVLVGWLAVGTIQVLSELISFQA
- a CDS encoding type IV pilus modification PilV family protein, with product MNFRFAAVRTTGKEERAQPSEFRPLQVPRFRPRQGVTTLEVVVATILLAVAISGLGTFSASMHDGLQNRELSARIAWEVANAREQIGCWNFEEVRKTKIEALPVSAALAKRMEQTRWVASVDSVATPIEGLRIHLALHGVLDLQPVVPRELTFWIPRPEEED
- a CDS encoding PulJ/GspJ family protein; this encodes MRHRARKGFSLIEMVALLFSISAILSLSAVILQKAFEVHRAGLVHLQKYQALQMLEQRFRSDCHAAQACQVIEDAEKSPSLELTLPDQRTVRYSVAPGLARRQVVMGDVESASEQWQLPRNSSGTWLIESHPQCELVHFIIRFEGNESTSELEMEEIRWQSRSNPFPSGRSTRGSAL
- a CDS encoding DUF1559 domain-containing protein; amino-acid sequence: MNIPFRSPYQSRRVRAGGFTLVELLVVIAIIGILVGLLLPAVQAAREAARRLQCTNNLLQFGMALHNYELAHRVLPSGTVDAQGPIVHLPIGYHHNWIVQILPMLDQRVAYNVIDHGQSIYAKVNLPLRQYSMSLLHCPSSSGSGPFSNYAGVHDSREVPIDIDNNGVLFLNSAVTFDDIVDGLSQTVFASEKSFDETDLGWSSGTRATLRNFGSQFNKDNQRIGGWNTYFPPGVGGGYGGGSYGGGGYGMGTYGGGTYGGEGYGSEAYGEAVVDATGVDSRTLEQEVEPPNSDTAESTGDSTAEMEPKAENLASAGVPKPYDELDPTTWLSVADLPAVIDGQPNSGSDVGGFSSSHAGGVNVLVGDGSIRFLSQTISDPTRQQLGNRHDGKLFLDNPL